In the Deinococcus ficus genome, one interval contains:
- the icd gene encoding NADP-dependent isocitrate dehydrogenase, which produces MDKHIKVPATGEKITMQNGKLTVPNHPIIPFVEGDGTGPDIWRASVRVFDAAVEKAYGGERKLEWMEVYAGEKALTVYGANEWLPESTLVAFREYLFGIKGPLTTPVGTGIRSINVALRQELDLYACVRPVQYFEGVPSPVKRPQDVDMVIFRENTEDIYAGIEWKAGTDEAEKLRGFLMREMGVNKIRFPDSSSFGVKPVSREGTERLVRAAIQFAIDNGRKSVTLVHKGNIMKFTEGGFRDWGYELAKREFGGVELDGGPWLQLPGGIVIKDVIADNFLQQILLRPTDYDVVATLNLNGDYLSDALAAQVGGIGIAPGANINYVTGHAIFEATHGTAPKYAGKDVINPSSVILSGEMMLRYMGWTEAADLILKALDATIQDKTVTYDFARSMEGSTEVKTSEFADRIIGHIQQG; this is translated from the coding sequence ATGGACAAGCACATCAAGGTTCCCGCAACGGGCGAGAAGATCACCATGCAGAACGGCAAACTCACCGTTCCGAACCACCCCATCATCCCCTTCGTCGAAGGGGACGGCACCGGTCCCGACATCTGGCGGGCGTCCGTGCGTGTGTTCGACGCTGCGGTGGAGAAGGCCTACGGCGGCGAGCGCAAGCTCGAATGGATGGAGGTGTACGCGGGTGAGAAAGCCCTGACGGTGTACGGCGCCAACGAGTGGCTGCCCGAAAGCACCCTGGTCGCCTTCCGCGAGTACCTGTTCGGCATCAAGGGCCCCCTGACCACCCCGGTCGGCACCGGCATCCGCAGCATCAACGTGGCGCTGCGTCAGGAACTCGACCTGTACGCCTGCGTGCGTCCCGTGCAGTACTTCGAGGGTGTGCCCAGCCCCGTCAAGCGTCCCCAGGACGTGGACATGGTGATCTTCCGCGAGAACACCGAGGACATCTACGCCGGCATCGAATGGAAGGCCGGCACCGACGAAGCCGAGAAACTCCGCGGCTTCCTGATGCGCGAGATGGGCGTGAACAAGATCCGGTTCCCGGACAGCAGCTCCTTCGGCGTCAAGCCCGTGTCCCGTGAAGGCACCGAGCGCCTCGTGCGCGCCGCCATCCAGTTCGCCATCGACAACGGCCGCAAGAGCGTCACGCTGGTGCACAAGGGCAACATCATGAAGTTCACCGAGGGCGGCTTCCGCGACTGGGGCTACGAGCTCGCCAAGCGCGAATTCGGCGGCGTGGAACTCGACGGCGGTCCCTGGCTGCAGCTGCCCGGCGGCATCGTCATCAAGGACGTCATCGCCGACAACTTCCTCCAGCAGATCCTGCTGCGCCCCACCGACTACGACGTCGTCGCCACCCTGAACCTCAACGGCGACTACCTCAGCGACGCCCTGGCCGCCCAGGTCGGCGGGATCGGCATCGCCCCCGGCGCGAACATCAACTACGTGACCGGCCACGCCATCTTCGAGGCCACCCACGGCACCGCGCCCAAGTACGCCGGCAAGGATGTCATCAACCCCAGCAGCGTGATCCTCTCCGGCGAGATGATGCTGCGCTACATGGGCTGGACCGAGGCGGCCGACCTGATCCTGAAGGCCCTGGACGCCACCATCCAGGACAAGACCGTCACCTACGACTTCGCCCGCAGCATGGAAGGCTCCACCGAGGTCAAGACCAGCGAGTTCGCCGACCGCATCATCGG